Proteins encoded in a region of the Stieleria neptunia genome:
- a CDS encoding sugar transferase, whose product MLAALINRLQSRNSVLRDGDSLLLTRTEFNREVSRERIRATRRSIPFCIVTIDVAGGRQLQSRRRALIRTLHRNVRLTDQKADLGNNRFAVLLVDTPEMGGRSVLDRLAGLCETRKIDATLSLRVHDPEGFDPDRDVDLPTGGGKRRRDDAPESSWLRVDRSSGDALGLAVQQRPAFSPESTFSPERGRSAEISSRDEDAATPGAAHKVASSVSVTREALLSDRPLAKRLTKRAIDLAGASIGLVLVSPVLVAAAVAVKLTSPGPAFFKQTREGMGGKPFTIYKMRTMVVDAESKQSALRQKSHRDGPAFKIKHDPRVTPIGHLLRKTCIDELPQFINVLRGDMSLVGPRPLPWHESRACNHWQRRRLDVPPGMTCYWQVNKAAAETFDDWMRMDLQYVDRNDLWRDLRLIARTALVPLTGRGGE is encoded by the coding sequence GTGCTAGCCGCGCTGATCAACCGCTTGCAGTCACGAAACTCCGTCCTTCGGGATGGTGATTCGCTGCTGCTGACACGAACGGAATTCAACCGGGAGGTGTCGCGCGAACGCATCCGTGCGACGCGACGGTCGATTCCGTTTTGCATTGTCACGATCGACGTGGCGGGCGGGCGGCAACTGCAATCACGTCGGCGTGCATTGATTCGGACCTTGCATCGCAACGTTCGCCTGACCGACCAAAAGGCGGATCTGGGGAACAATCGCTTCGCCGTGTTGCTGGTCGACACACCCGAAATGGGCGGACGAAGCGTCTTGGATCGACTTGCCGGCTTGTGCGAGACGCGGAAGATCGATGCGACGCTTTCATTACGCGTGCATGATCCCGAAGGCTTTGACCCCGATCGCGATGTCGACCTGCCCACCGGCGGCGGCAAACGACGCCGTGATGATGCCCCGGAATCCAGCTGGCTGCGCGTCGATCGCAGCTCAGGCGACGCACTCGGTCTGGCCGTCCAGCAGCGTCCGGCCTTCTCGCCTGAATCTACCTTCTCGCCCGAGCGGGGACGATCCGCTGAGATCAGCTCTCGGGACGAGGACGCGGCGACGCCCGGTGCGGCGCACAAGGTAGCGAGCAGTGTCTCTGTGACCCGCGAAGCCCTGCTCAGCGATCGGCCGCTGGCGAAACGTTTGACCAAGCGTGCCATCGATCTCGCCGGGGCTTCGATCGGTCTGGTCCTGGTCAGCCCGGTGTTGGTCGCTGCGGCCGTGGCCGTCAAACTGACCAGCCCCGGACCGGCGTTCTTCAAGCAGACCCGCGAGGGGATGGGGGGAAAGCCTTTCACGATCTACAAAATGCGAACGATGGTGGTGGACGCCGAAAGCAAACAGTCGGCGCTGCGTCAGAAAAGCCACCGTGACGGGCCGGCGTTCAAGATCAAGCATGATCCCCGCGTCACGCCGATCGGGCACCTGTTGAGAAAGACTTGTATCGACGAGTTGCCCCAGTTCATCAACGTGCTGCGTGGCGACATGTCGCTGGTCGGACCGCGGCCCTTGCCCTGGCATGAAAGTCGCGCCTGCAATCACTGGCAACGCCGCCGTTTGGACGTGCCGCCCGGCATGACGTGTTACTGGCAAGTCAACAAGGCCGCGGCGGAAACGTTCGACGACTGGATGCGGATGGACTTGCAGTACGTCGACCGCAACGATCTGTGGCGCGACCTGCGGCTGATCGCTCGCACCGCTCTGGTGCCATTGACCGGACGCGGGGGTGAGTAG
- a CDS encoding DNA-directed RNA polymerase subunit alpha — MHIRWRGMELPSNLEVDRDSLSQTYGKFIAEPFERGFGTSVGNSLRRVLLSSLMGSAVTQIKIRGAQHEFTNIPGVLEDVTEIVLNVKSLVVRNHSEATRVITIESDKAGELRAGDIETDSDVEIINKDLVLATLTEDTPFMMEMVVENGRGYVPATEHSSADHEIGIIPVDAVYSPITRVRYEVEETRVGQKTNYDKLNLEIWTDGSVNPELALVESAKILRKHLNPFVQYRELGPSIFSAARGGAGSPEAQLEAKLNMTLADLRLSVRANNCLESENIQTVRDLVQRNEDQLLEVRNFGDTTLNEVREKLAQYGLHLGMRVPAQPMF; from the coding sequence ATGCATATCCGTTGGCGTGGAATGGAACTTCCCAGCAATCTGGAAGTCGACCGCGATTCCCTCTCCCAAACGTACGGCAAGTTCATCGCCGAACCGTTCGAACGTGGCTTCGGCACCAGCGTCGGCAACAGCCTGCGACGCGTCCTGCTGAGCAGCCTGATGGGGAGCGCCGTCACGCAGATCAAAATCCGTGGCGCCCAGCATGAGTTCACCAACATCCCCGGCGTCTTGGAAGACGTGACCGAAATCGTCCTGAACGTCAAAAGCTTGGTGGTCCGCAACCACAGCGAAGCGACGCGGGTGATCACGATCGAAAGCGACAAAGCCGGTGAACTGCGTGCCGGTGACATCGAAACCGATTCCGATGTCGAAATCATCAACAAAGACCTGGTGCTGGCCACGCTGACCGAAGACACGCCGTTCATGATGGAAATGGTCGTCGAAAACGGTCGCGGTTATGTGCCCGCCACCGAGCACAGCAGCGCCGATCACGAAATCGGGATCATCCCCGTCGACGCCGTGTACAGCCCCATCACCCGTGTTCGATACGAAGTCGAAGAAACACGCGTCGGGCAAAAAACCAACTACGACAAGCTGAACCTGGAAATCTGGACCGACGGCAGCGTCAACCCCGAACTGGCACTCGTCGAGTCGGCAAAGATCCTTCGCAAGCACCTCAACCCGTTCGTCCAATATCGCGAACTCGGACCGAGCATCTTCTCGGCCGCCCGCGGTGGCGCCGGATCGCCCGAAGCGCAACTGGAAGCCAAGCTGAACATGACGCTCGCCGATCTGCGTCTGTCCGTGCGGGCCAACAACTGCCTGGAAAGTGAAAACATTCAAACGGTCCGCGATCTCGTTCAACGCAACGAAGACCAACTGTTGGAAGTCCGGAACTTCGGTGACACCACACTGAACGAAGTCCGCGAAAAATTAGCCCAGTACGGATTGCACCTCGGCATGCGAGTGCCGGCGCAACCCATGTTCTAG
- a CDS encoding dihydrofolate reductase — protein MPETSTPATSDPVITAVVAMTPSGVIGRDGTMPWRLRQDLQRFKKMTMGGVLVMGRKTFDSIGRALPGRRTIVVSRQPGLSYDGVEVASSPDAALQMGGQSAIYVVGGAEIYRQLIDRCDQIYLTRVLSGVRGDTELELDVSEFRTMEQFRVPAGPADAVPTEFFRMVRHRRSENS, from the coding sequence ATGCCCGAAACCAGCACGCCCGCAACCAGTGACCCCGTCATCACCGCCGTTGTGGCGATGACCCCCAGCGGGGTGATCGGACGGGACGGGACGATGCCGTGGCGGCTGCGTCAGGACTTGCAGCGGTTCAAGAAGATGACGATGGGCGGCGTGTTGGTGATGGGGCGCAAGACCTTTGATTCGATCGGGCGGGCACTGCCTGGCCGTCGAACGATCGTGGTTTCCCGCCAACCGGGCCTGTCGTATGACGGTGTCGAGGTCGCGTCGTCGCCCGATGCCGCCCTGCAGATGGGTGGCCAGTCAGCGATCTATGTGGTCGGCGGGGCAGAAATCTATCGCCAACTGATCGACCGCTGCGACCAGATTTATTTAACACGCGTGCTCTCCGGCGTTCGCGGCGACACCGAATTGGAGCTGGACGTGTCAGAATTCCGCACGATGGAGCAGTTTCGGGTCCCGGCAGGGCCGGCCGACGCGGTGCCGACGGAGTTTTTTCGGATGGTCCGTCATCGCCGGAGCGAAAATTCCTGA
- the pgl gene encoding 6-phosphogluconolactonase, with protein MNYPFDPFSDVASLQQAVTDSFCDLAAQTVEQNGVFRVSLSGGSTPRRVYEMLSERQLPWDQIHWFWGDERNVPHDHADSNFRMVQTALLSKVDIPAANIHAVPVDVDSPAKAAARYEQTLRDHFDEPFPAWDLMLLGMGDDAHTASLFPETLALGEQNRWFVENWVPKFDAFRYTLSFPAIESARNIWMMTAGKAKQQALQQVLSGDTDTNRYPSQRVKPTRWFVDAAACGA; from the coding sequence ATGAATTATCCCTTTGATCCCTTCAGCGATGTCGCCTCGTTGCAACAGGCCGTGACCGATTCCTTTTGTGATTTGGCCGCGCAAACGGTCGAGCAGAATGGCGTTTTTCGTGTTTCTCTCTCGGGCGGCTCCACCCCGCGCCGCGTCTATGAAATGCTGAGCGAACGCCAGCTTCCCTGGGATCAAATCCATTGGTTTTGGGGCGACGAACGCAATGTGCCCCACGATCATGCCGACAGCAATTTCCGTATGGTCCAGACCGCACTGCTCAGCAAAGTTGACATCCCGGCGGCAAACATTCATGCCGTGCCGGTGGATGTTGATTCGCCGGCCAAAGCAGCGGCGCGGTATGAGCAGACGCTTCGTGATCACTTCGACGAGCCGTTTCCGGCTTGGGATCTGATGCTGTTGGGCATGGGCGACGATGCCCACACCGCGTCGCTGTTCCCCGAGACCCTGGCGCTGGGCGAACAGAACCGCTGGTTCGTCGAGAACTGGGTGCCGAAGTTTGACGCGTTTCGGTACACGCTGTCGTTCCCGGCGATTGAATCGGCGCGAAACATTTGGATGATGACCGCCGGCAAAGCGAAACAGCAGGCCCTGCAGCAGGTCCTCTCAGGTGACACCGATACGAATCGCTATCCGTCGCAGCGTGTCAAGCCGACGCGTTGGTTCGTCGATGCCGCGGCGTGCGGGGCATAG
- a CDS encoding class I SAM-dependent methyltransferase, whose translation MDDESEVQEYQQMDHDGVNGAFVDDLIAGGSVGPKVVDLGCGTAAIPVLLCQRLGEIEVLGVDCSVEMLEAARIEIELGSVTGRVFLEHADCKLLDGFQDAAADTVISNTMLHHVAEPERVMAQAIRILTPGGRLFLRDLARPASEADVEGLVDRHAAGESDYGRQLLRQSLHAALTVDEVVDILAALSVPPEAIRMTSDRHWTLDWIKPN comes from the coding sequence ATGGATGACGAATCGGAGGTTCAGGAATACCAGCAAATGGATCACGACGGCGTCAACGGTGCCTTTGTCGACGACCTGATCGCCGGGGGCTCGGTCGGCCCCAAAGTCGTGGATCTGGGCTGTGGGACGGCTGCCATCCCCGTTTTGCTGTGCCAGCGACTCGGTGAAATCGAAGTCCTGGGAGTGGATTGTTCCGTCGAAATGTTGGAAGCCGCCCGAATCGAGATCGAACTCGGCTCGGTGACCGGACGGGTGTTCTTGGAACACGCCGATTGCAAGCTGCTGGACGGATTTCAAGACGCTGCAGCCGACACCGTGATTTCCAACACGATGCTGCACCACGTCGCTGAACCGGAGCGGGTGATGGCCCAGGCGATCCGCATCCTGACGCCAGGTGGACGTTTGTTTCTACGTGACCTGGCCCGACCAGCCAGCGAAGCCGATGTCGAGGGGTTGGTCGACCGGCACGCCGCCGGGGAGTCGGACTACGGCCGGCAATTGCTGCGACAATCCCTGCACGCGGCGTTGACCGTCGACGAAGTGGTGGACATCCTGGCTGCTCTCAGTGTCCCCCCCGAAGCGATCCGCATGACCAGCGATCGACATTGGACGCTCGATTGGATCAAGCCGAACTGA
- a CDS encoding thymidylate synthase, translated as MLQYLRLLEDILESGSDRGDRTGVGTRSLFGRQLRFDLSDGFPLLTTKKLHLRSIIYELLWFLRGDTNIAWLNENGVKIWDEWADENGDLGPVYGHQWRSWPTPDGQTIDQIAWVEKEIRTNPLSRRLIVSAWNVSEVGAMALPPCHTLFQFYVSDGRLSCQLYQRSADVFLGVPFNIASYALLTMMMASVTGLKPGAFVHTFGDVHLYQNHFEQARQQLSREPKPLPELVIGRVPESIDGFVFEDFEIVNYQPHPHIKAPVAV; from the coding sequence ATGCTCCAGTACCTCCGCCTGCTCGAAGACATCCTGGAATCCGGCTCCGATCGGGGCGACCGGACCGGCGTCGGCACCCGCAGCCTGTTCGGCCGCCAGCTGCGATTCGACTTGTCCGACGGATTCCCGTTGTTGACCACCAAGAAACTGCACCTTCGCTCGATCATTTACGAGTTGTTGTGGTTTCTGCGTGGGGACACCAACATCGCCTGGCTGAACGAGAACGGCGTGAAGATCTGGGACGAGTGGGCCGACGAGAACGGCGACTTGGGGCCTGTCTACGGCCACCAGTGGCGATCCTGGCCGACCCCGGACGGGCAAACGATCGACCAGATCGCCTGGGTCGAAAAGGAAATTCGCACCAACCCGCTTTCGCGCCGGCTGATCGTCTCGGCCTGGAACGTCAGCGAGGTCGGCGCGATGGCCTTGCCCCCCTGCCACACGCTGTTTCAGTTCTACGTTTCCGATGGCCGGCTTTCCTGCCAGCTTTATCAACGCAGTGCCGACGTGTTCCTGGGCGTCCCCTTCAACATCGCCAGCTACGCGCTGTTGACGATGATGATGGCCAGCGTGACCGGACTGAAACCCGGCGCGTTCGTGCACACCTTCGGCGACGTACACCTGTACCAAAATCACTTCGAGCAAGCCCGCCAGCAGCTTTCCAGGGAACCCAAGCCGTTGCCGGAGCTGGTGATCGGCCGCGTGCCCGAATCGATCGATGGGTTTGTGTTCGAAGATTTCGAGATCGTCAATTACCAGCCCCACCCGCACATCAAGGCCCCCGTTGCGGTCTGA
- the rpsK gene encoding 30S ribosomal protein S11 has product MAKSNKKKRVRRNVTNGIAHVHATFNNTTVTITDVKGDTLCWASAGTSGFKGSRKSTPFAGQCAAQQAAEKASKFGMRDVEVRVKGPGSGRESAITALQAAGLKVKLIEDVTPIPHNGCRPRKKRRV; this is encoded by the coding sequence GTGGCAAAGAGCAACAAAAAGAAACGAGTACGGCGGAACGTGACCAACGGCATCGCCCATGTTCACGCGACGTTCAACAACACGACGGTGACCATCACCGACGTCAAAGGCGACACGCTGTGCTGGGCAAGTGCCGGAACCAGCGGTTTCAAAGGCAGCCGAAAGAGCACCCCGTTCGCCGGCCAGTGTGCCGCCCAACAAGCCGCCGAAAAGGCGTCGAAGTTCGGCATGCGAGACGTCGAAGTTCGCGTCAAGGGCCCCGGATCGGGACGTGAAAGTGCAATCACCGCACTGCAGGCCGCCGGACTGAAGGTCAAATTGATCGAAGACGTCACGCCGATCCCGCACAACGGATGCCGACCGCGGAAAAAGCGTCGCGTCTAA
- the rpsM gene encoding 30S ribosomal protein S13 has product MGVDIPNDKQIQYSLTYLYGVGLHTAREACEKLGVDPTRAASELGEDELGQIAALLEREYTVEGPLRRQTTQNISRLREIKSYRGMRHRMGLPVRGQRTKTNSRTRKGPKKTVAGKKGVKDLR; this is encoded by the coding sequence TTGGGCGTCGACATCCCGAACGACAAACAGATCCAGTATTCGTTGACCTATCTCTACGGCGTTGGCCTCCACACGGCCCGCGAAGCCTGTGAGAAGCTCGGCGTGGACCCGACGCGCGCCGCGAGCGAGCTCGGGGAAGATGAACTGGGTCAAATCGCAGCCTTGCTGGAACGTGAATACACGGTCGAAGGTCCCCTGCGTCGCCAAACGACTCAGAACATCAGCCGGCTGCGCGAGATCAAGTCGTACCGTGGAATGCGGCACCGAATGGGATTGCCGGTTCGCGGACAACGCACCAAAACCAACTCGCGGACCCGCAAAGGGCCCAAGAAGACGGTCGCCGGCAAGAAAGGCGTCAAGGATCTTCGCTAA
- a CDS encoding polysaccharide deacetylase family protein, translating to MNASVEKNERAPASLSVDFDNKWAYLRAAGRQDWESASSYLPIAAERMVELLGELDLPLTVFVVGRDLRCPRDTAAIDSFKALQSVEFANHSMNHLPWMHTMDREEIFAEIAGTHQAIASALGVQPRGFRGPGFSCPAEVLGVLAQLDYAYDASVFPTSVAPIARAVFLARTKLKGEQKEKAKQLYGGFAAMRNPNRPFRRPVEGGRLWEIPVTVMPLTRTPIHFSYFLFLAGVSTLAAKTYLSNALRLCRWTGTTPSLLLHPPDVLGCEDDPDMAYFPGMKMPRAEKLKLVRWALRRYAQTFHVQTMIQQVRSLDTQAKVSQPHATQALQSPYPH from the coding sequence ATGAACGCATCCGTTGAAAAGAACGAACGCGCCCCGGCCAGCCTGTCGGTCGACTTCGACAACAAGTGGGCGTACCTTCGCGCGGCCGGTCGCCAAGACTGGGAATCGGCATCCAGCTACTTGCCGATTGCCGCCGAGCGGATGGTGGAGCTGCTCGGTGAACTCGATTTGCCGTTGACCGTGTTTGTCGTCGGCCGCGACCTGCGCTGCCCGCGTGACACCGCAGCGATCGATTCCTTCAAAGCGTTGCAATCCGTCGAGTTCGCCAATCACTCGATGAATCATTTGCCGTGGATGCACACCATGGATCGCGAGGAAATTTTCGCGGAAATCGCGGGGACGCATCAGGCCATCGCATCCGCGCTCGGCGTGCAGCCACGGGGGTTTCGTGGGCCGGGGTTTTCGTGTCCCGCTGAAGTCCTCGGCGTGTTGGCGCAGCTGGACTATGCCTACGATGCGTCCGTCTTTCCGACGTCGGTCGCACCGATCGCCCGAGCCGTCTTCCTGGCCCGAACCAAGCTCAAGGGGGAGCAAAAAGAAAAGGCCAAGCAACTTTATGGCGGATTCGCCGCGATGCGGAATCCGAATCGCCCGTTCCGTCGACCTGTCGAAGGAGGCCGGTTGTGGGAGATTCCGGTGACGGTGATGCCGTTGACCCGCACGCCCATTCACTTCAGTTACTTCCTGTTCCTGGCCGGCGTTTCGACGCTGGCAGCCAAAACCTACCTGAGCAACGCGCTGCGGCTGTGTCGATGGACCGGCACGACGCCTTCCTTGCTGCTGCATCCACCCGATGTTCTGGGATGCGAAGACGATCCCGACATGGCCTATTTCCCCGGAATGAAGATGCCGCGGGCAGAAAAACTAAAGCTCGTCCGCTGGGCGCTGCGACGCTACGCTCAAACCTTCCACGTGCAAACCATGATCCAGCAAGTGCGATCACTCGACACCCAAGCCAAGGTATCCCAGCCACACGCGACGCAAGCCCTCCAAAGCCCCTATCCTCACTAA
- the lepA gene encoding translation elongation factor 4 has translation MKQIRNFCIIAHIDHGKSTLADRLIQACGGVTQREFHDQMLDSMEIERERGITIKSNTITLAYTAPDGQAYQLNLIDTPGHVDFSHEVRRSLMACEGALMVVDASQGVEAQTVANLYLAMEYDLELLPVINKIDLPAADVDRVREEIDADLGLDPFAAIPVSAKTGQGIEDVLAGIVEHLPPPQGDPDAALKALVFDAHFDKYRGVILQARVMDGTLKSGQTIHFMHGGRDYKVDELGYNQFKLNPRKQLSAGEVGYIVAGVKSVQDIEIGDTITLLDQPASEPIPGYQPAKPVVFSSVYPMSTDEYQDLTKALDKLAINDAALTFEKDSSAALGFGFRCGFLGLLHLDVIQERLQREFDIGLVISAPSVKYNLTLKDGSTIDVDNPSYWPDPTHIDSATEPYIKASILTPEEFVGPVMELCREHRSESQTMNYLSAGRIEVSSEMPLGEVLFDFYGKLKMITRGYGSFDYEQIEYRKTDVVKVDILVNKEPIDALAYLVHRDKARARALHYCEQLAEAIPRHQFKIPIQGAIGGTIIARATIQPYRKDVTAKLYGGDVTRKKKLLEKQKKGKAKMKQFGSVNIPQKAFVSVLRADKD, from the coding sequence ATGAAACAAATTCGGAACTTCTGCATCATCGCCCATATCGATCATGGAAAGTCGACCTTGGCCGACCGCCTGATTCAGGCTTGTGGCGGCGTCACCCAGCGTGAGTTCCACGACCAGATGCTGGACTCGATGGAGATCGAGCGGGAACGTGGCATCACGATCAAGAGCAACACGATCACGCTTGCCTACACCGCGCCGGACGGTCAGGCGTACCAGCTGAACCTGATCGACACCCCCGGCCACGTGGATTTCTCCCATGAGGTGCGGCGATCGCTGATGGCCTGCGAGGGGGCATTGATGGTCGTCGATGCGTCACAGGGCGTGGAGGCGCAAACGGTCGCCAACCTCTACCTGGCCATGGAATACGATCTGGAACTGCTGCCGGTGATCAACAAGATCGATCTGCCGGCGGCGGACGTCGACCGCGTCCGCGAGGAGATCGACGCCGACCTGGGACTCGATCCGTTTGCCGCGATCCCGGTGTCGGCCAAGACCGGCCAAGGCATCGAGGACGTCTTGGCGGGCATCGTCGAGCATCTGCCGCCGCCCCAGGGTGACCCCGACGCGGCGCTCAAAGCGTTGGTCTTTGACGCCCATTTTGACAAGTACCGCGGCGTCATCTTGCAAGCCCGCGTGATGGACGGGACGTTGAAATCGGGGCAGACGATTCACTTCATGCACGGCGGTCGCGATTACAAAGTCGATGAACTGGGCTACAACCAGTTCAAACTGAATCCCCGCAAACAACTTTCCGCCGGCGAAGTCGGCTACATCGTCGCCGGCGTGAAAAGTGTTCAAGACATCGAGATCGGCGACACCATCACCCTGCTCGATCAACCCGCGAGCGAACCCATTCCGGGATACCAACCCGCCAAACCCGTCGTCTTTTCATCGGTCTATCCGATGAGCACCGACGAGTACCAGGATTTGACCAAAGCGCTCGACAAACTGGCCATCAACGATGCCGCGCTGACCTTCGAGAAAGACTCCTCAGCCGCACTCGGGTTCGGATTCCGATGCGGCTTTCTCGGGCTGCTTCATCTGGATGTGATCCAAGAGCGTTTGCAGCGTGAATTCGACATCGGTCTGGTCATCTCGGCGCCTTCGGTCAAGTACAACCTGACGTTGAAAGACGGATCGACCATCGACGTCGACAATCCGTCCTATTGGCCCGACCCGACCCACATCGACTCGGCAACCGAACCGTACATCAAGGCCTCGATCTTGACGCCCGAAGAGTTCGTGGGGCCGGTGATGGAACTGTGCCGAGAACATCGCTCGGAAAGCCAGACGATGAACTATCTGTCGGCGGGCCGAATCGAAGTGTCCAGCGAGATGCCCCTCGGTGAGGTCTTGTTCGATTTCTACGGCAAACTCAAGATGATCACGCGGGGCTACGGATCGTTTGACTACGAACAGATCGAGTATCGAAAGACCGATGTCGTGAAAGTCGATATCCTGGTCAACAAAGAACCGATCGACGCGCTGGCGTACCTGGTGCACCGCGACAAGGCGCGGGCGCGTGCCCTGCATTATTGCGAGCAGCTTGCCGAAGCGATCCCACGCCACCAATTCAAAATCCCCATCCAAGGCGCGATCGGCGGCACCATCATCGCCCGAGCGACGATCCAGCCCTATCGAAAAGACGTGACCGCCAAACTGTACGGCGGCGACGTGACTCGCAAAAAGAAACTGCTCGAAAAGCAAAAGAAGGGCAAGGCGAAGATGAAGCAATTCGGCAGCGTCAACATCCCCCAAAAAGCCTTCGTCTCGGTGCTTCGAGCGGACAAGGATTGA
- a CDS encoding WecB/TagA/CpsF family glycosyltransferase has translation MIDLGKRNVLGIGVNAIDYESAVARVIDAAIGRQPMSVTALAVHGVMTGVTDPEHQYRLNQFDLVCPDGQPVRWALNLLHGCQLADRVYGPDLTLEICRAAAQQSVPVFLFGSTEEVLSRFSDTLCRRFPSLRIAGTRSSRFRTLSQRERDELAEEIHSSGAGICFVGLGCPRQEVFAYEMRDRLDMPLIAVGAAFAFHAGMLAQAPPWMQRHGLEWLFRLAHEPKRLFKRYLTTNPAFLVRLALQKLGLMHRHQDPGRPPQRDVLFG, from the coding sequence TTGATCGACCTCGGAAAACGAAACGTTCTCGGCATCGGCGTCAACGCGATCGATTATGAATCGGCCGTTGCCAGGGTGATCGATGCGGCCATTGGCCGACAACCGATGTCGGTTACGGCGCTGGCCGTGCACGGTGTGATGACGGGGGTCACCGATCCCGAACATCAATATCGGCTCAATCAATTTGATCTGGTCTGTCCCGACGGCCAACCGGTTCGTTGGGCGCTGAACCTGCTGCACGGCTGCCAACTGGCCGACCGGGTGTACGGCCCCGATTTGACGCTGGAGATTTGCCGGGCGGCCGCGCAACAGTCCGTTCCGGTGTTTCTGTTCGGGTCGACCGAGGAGGTCTTGTCGCGGTTTTCCGACACGCTGTGCCGGCGGTTTCCATCGCTGCGGATCGCCGGCACGCGGAGCAGTCGTTTTCGGACGCTGTCGCAACGCGAACGCGACGAGCTGGCCGAGGAGATCCATTCCAGCGGTGCCGGGATCTGTTTCGTGGGACTCGGCTGCCCCAGGCAAGAAGTGTTCGCCTACGAAATGCGCGATCGCCTGGACATGCCGCTGATCGCCGTCGGTGCCGCGTTCGCCTTCCATGCCGGCATGCTCGCCCAGGCGCCCCCGTGGATGCAGCGCCACGGATTGGAGTGGCTGTTTCGATTGGCACACGAGCCGAAACGATTGTTCAAACGCTATCTGACGACCAACCCGGCGTTCCTGGTGCGACTCGCCCTGCAAAAGCTTGGTCTGATGCATCGTCATCAAGATCCAGGGCGGCCGCCGCAGCGTGACGTTCTGTTCGGCTGA
- the trxA gene encoding thioredoxin — MASDAVKEFTDDNFDAEVLQADGAVLVDFWAPWCGPCRAIAPMIDQLAEENGKAKIGKLNIDDAPGVAQKFGITGIPTLLLFKNGEVEHSFRGGNTTKAALQEAIDASV, encoded by the coding sequence ATGGCTTCAGACGCCGTGAAAGAATTTACCGACGACAACTTTGATGCCGAAGTCCTTCAAGCCGATGGCGCGGTGCTCGTTGATTTTTGGGCACCGTGGTGTGGCCCCTGCCGTGCGATCGCTCCGATGATCGACCAGCTGGCCGAGGAAAACGGCAAGGCAAAGATCGGCAAACTGAACATCGACGATGCCCCCGGTGTCGCGCAAAAGTTCGGCATCACCGGAATCCCGACCTTGTTGCTGTTCAAAAACGGCGAAGTCGAGCACAGTTTCCGAGGCGGCAACACGACCAAAGCCGCGCTTCAGGAAGCGATCGACGCGTCGGTCTAA
- a CDS encoding bL17 family ribosomal protein, which translates to MRHRRRGRTLGRSPSHRKALLKNLASALFLTERDAELDDNAPKVAGRITTTLPKAKEVRSLVEKCITIAKKSLPHAEEAAKYACDADRGSDEYKTWRKSEDWQKWAAARAPVVAAQRRVVQLIGDKQATAILFDTIAERYVDRDGGYTRVVRLAIPRLGDAGTRAILELVGKNDRVSRKAERPSFADDSDSGENDAETSPEPVAAAADSDDEQS; encoded by the coding sequence ATGCGACACCGACGACGTGGCCGCACGCTGGGACGCAGTCCCAGCCACCGAAAGGCCCTGCTGAAAAACCTTGCCAGCGCTCTGTTTCTGACCGAGCGTGATGCCGAACTCGACGACAACGCTCCCAAAGTTGCCGGTCGAATCACCACCACGCTGCCCAAAGCCAAAGAAGTGCGGTCGCTGGTCGAAAAGTGCATCACCATCGCCAAGAAATCGCTCCCGCACGCCGAAGAAGCGGCCAAGTACGCTTGCGACGCCGACCGCGGCAGTGACGAGTACAAGACATGGCGGAAAAGCGAAGACTGGCAGAAATGGGCCGCGGCCCGCGCCCCTGTCGTCGCCGCACAGCGACGCGTCGTTCAGTTGATCGGCGACAAGCAAGCCACGGCCATCCTGTTTGACACCATCGCCGAACGCTACGTCGATCGCGATGGCGGCTACACCCGTGTCGTGCGTCTGGCCATCCCGCGGCTGGGCGATGCCGGCACCCGGGCCATCCTGGAACTGGTCGGTAAGAACGATCGCGTCTCGCGAAAAGCCGAACGGCCGTCGTTCGCCGATGACAGCGATAGCGGTGAAAACGATGCCGAAACATCGCCGGAACCCGTCGCCGCAGCCGCTGATTCAGACGACGAACAGTCCTGA